The following are from one region of the Paenibacillus sabinae T27 genome:
- a CDS encoding S-layer homology domain-containing protein: protein MQKSTEKRRMRGYSHFTLLLSFLLILTSIFGTMPVLADTSSSSNEAAATYASVNTSVYEATYTATASFSGTKTVTEWDVNGDGLTITIALGGGSSFADNVSDYKDAIIDGLTFYGELFNKTTNQYDVIPFDTFITSALNAYGSSYFPFLNVQDGVSVDNVTVYDRFVGLDPKGARSTASVTDELKEQYPGVKKGIINALKAGATVSVDSNGNLVIRCTEDAANGYFSTFTNSVPVVNGGIQIANCDILLSAELPAGVVNGVNDVVTVDGYFTIEEMKLHPEIWEYVDASRANEAGVYSFNSRIDGNDSNTSSPYPYSTTYYIKKVEGNELTEEDIRNGGTMGPNGTGSKLIKIVVDTRTGPTQWASAKNMSTFFTNIFRTNKDATGYSGGSSNTYTPQDDPEWLKVEDQITSGGLDPANPYYVGTNKYVINYSGDHRADQINPAPMWIYYELPKTSDFDISSNMPVYVNLIAGFFGGSGQSTNENGQPILGMDGRFSFTIKADGPKSTVSTISSSSYTINTAAGTITNVPYNTSKATFLGNLAKGESHQTWDTDNLHDPVTTGDTLVVTAQDGTTKAAYTITLNILPSTVTTISSSSYTVNTAAGTITNVPYNTSKATFLGNLTKRESDQTWDTANVHDPVVTGDTLVVTAQDGTTKANYTITVNTIAVKKKAPDFTADNTDNYVGKTIDLTFADDAAYRAAITSISVNGTILTADRYTISEGKISLNGSLFTSTNDYTIVVKAQDYKDVTVVQSIRSLVTASFSGANTVTEWDINGDGLTITIALSNGYSFADNVSAYKDAIIDGLIFNGVKFDKSKNDYDVVSYDTFITSVLNAYSSAYFPYVDKTNDITAYDRFVGLDPKGASSIASVNDALKKQYPGVKKGIINALKAGATVSVDSNGNLVIRCTKDAANGYFSTFTNSVPVVNGGFQIANCDILLSANLPAGVVKGVNDVVSVDSYFTIQEVKLHPEIWEYVDASRANEAGVFSFNSRINSYDKNTSSLYPYSSTYYVKKVEGNELTEEDIRDGGTMGPNSTGNKLIKIVVDTRTGPTQWASAKNMSTFFTNLFRTSKYATGYSGGSSTTYTPADGPEWLKVENQITAGGLDSANPYNLCTNKYVINYSGDNRMDTVDPAAMWIYYELPKTPDFDISSNMPVYVNLIAGLFGGSGQSTNENGQPILGMDGRYSFTIQQAGLSSIAKITSDKYTVSTTSATSGTIKNVPVNTSKETFLSHLVKGESHQTWDTGNVHNPVATGDTLVVTAQNRKTKMTYTITVGADLGKDGIITAEVQILGKDSGIATAAIDLESITAGFSKVQSSLDGSKTVLVVIPKVEGIKSYLITLPASVLTQNTSEKKVKLKTEFATVTLPGNMLDKAKGANARNVTLSISKADVSTLTEEARTYIGDKPVIELGLSVDGNSTIWSNNNAPVTIAVEYTPTAQELNDPEHITVFYIDGSGSLIPVPSAKYDAATGMVIFSTTHFSKYAVASVYNTFRDIEDYGWAKKQIEVLASKGIISGKGAKTYSPAANITRADFMMLLVKTLGLTTDVNGNFGDVKEGDYYYNAVGIAKKLGIATGSGNNLFNPKAAISRQDMMVLSEKALRMVKKISATGSSSDLGKYSDKSVISGYAVNSIAALVKEGLIVGSKSRINPAGNTTRAEAAVFLYRIYNK from the coding sequence CAAAACGACGAACCAATACGATGTAATTCCCTTTGATACATTTATAACTAGCGCTTTAAATGCGTATGGAAGCTCTTATTTCCCGTTTCTTAATGTACAAGACGGTGTATCGGTAGACAATGTCACAGTCTATGACCGCTTTGTAGGACTGGACCCTAAGGGAGCAAGGAGTACTGCCTCAGTCACCGATGAATTGAAAGAACAATATCCCGGTGTGAAAAAGGGCATCATTAACGCTCTGAAGGCTGGAGCAACCGTCAGTGTCGACAGCAACGGGAATCTGGTAATCCGGTGCACAGAGGATGCGGCAAATGGTTATTTTTCCACCTTTACGAATTCGGTACCTGTAGTGAATGGGGGTATCCAGATTGCGAATTGCGATATTCTGCTGTCTGCCGAACTTCCTGCAGGGGTGGTTAATGGTGTAAATGATGTTGTTACAGTGGATGGCTATTTCACAATAGAGGAGATGAAATTGCATCCGGAGATTTGGGAATATGTTGATGCGAGCCGCGCGAACGAAGCGGGTGTATATTCCTTCAATAGCCGCATAGATGGTAATGATAGTAATACTTCATCCCCTTATCCCTACAGTACCACCTATTATATTAAAAAAGTAGAAGGAAATGAACTTACTGAAGAGGACATCCGCAATGGCGGAACAATGGGACCAAACGGAACAGGGAGCAAGCTGATCAAGATTGTGGTTGATACCCGTACGGGTCCCACCCAGTGGGCCAGCGCCAAGAATATGAGCACCTTCTTTACTAATATTTTCCGCACCAATAAGGATGCTACCGGCTACAGCGGCGGAAGCTCTAACACCTATACGCCTCAGGATGACCCGGAATGGTTGAAGGTGGAGGATCAGATCACAAGCGGAGGGCTGGATCCAGCGAATCCCTATTATGTGGGCACCAACAAATACGTCATCAACTACAGCGGTGACCACAGAGCCGATCAAATAAATCCGGCACCCATGTGGATCTATTATGAACTGCCCAAGACGTCAGACTTCGATATTTCTTCCAATATGCCTGTTTATGTGAATTTAATAGCCGGTTTTTTCGGAGGCTCCGGACAGTCGACTAACGAAAACGGACAGCCGATATTAGGGATGGATGGAAGATTCTCCTTTACCATTAAAGCAGACGGTCCAAAATCAACGGTATCAACAATTTCTTCAAGCAGCTACACCATCAATACGGCGGCGGGAACGATCACCAATGTGCCGTATAATACCTCGAAAGCGACATTTCTTGGGAATCTGGCCAAGGGGGAAAGCCATCAAACGTGGGATACAGACAATCTGCATGATCCTGTAACCACAGGGGATACCTTGGTTGTAACTGCCCAGGACGGCACAACAAAAGCTGCTTACACCATAACGCTTAATATCTTACCCAGTACTGTAACAACAATCTCTTCAAGCAGCTACACCGTCAATACGGCGGCGGGAACGATCACCAATGTGCCGTATAATACCTCGAAAGCGACATTTCTTGGGAATCTGACCAAGAGGGAAAGCGATCAAACGTGGGACACGGCAAATGTGCATGACCCAGTCGTAACAGGGGATACCCTTGTTGTAACGGCACAGGATGGCACAACAAAAGCAAATTATACCATAACGGTTAATACCATAGCGGTAAAGAAGAAAGCGCCTGATTTTACTGCAGATAATACTGACAATTATGTCGGAAAGACAATAGATTTAACGTTTGCCGATGATGCCGCCTACAGGGCAGCGATTACAAGCATCAGTGTGAACGGAACCATTCTCACGGCTGACAGGTATACAATCAGCGAAGGGAAAATCAGTTTGAACGGCAGCCTCTTCACCAGTACCAATGACTATACCATTGTGGTCAAAGCTCAGGACTATAAGGATGTGACGGTAGTTCAGAGTATCAGATCACTTGTTACGGCCAGTTTTTCAGGAGCAAACACGGTAACAGAATGGGATATTAACGGGGATGGGCTGACGATCACTATTGCGTTAAGCAATGGATACAGCTTTGCAGACAATGTCTCAGCATATAAAGATGCTATTATCGACGGTTTGATATTCAACGGTGTGAAGTTCGACAAATCGAAAAACGATTACGATGTGGTTTCATATGATACGTTTATTACGAGTGTATTGAATGCATACAGCAGCGCATACTTTCCATATGTTGACAAAACCAATGACATTACGGCATATGACCGCTTTGTAGGATTGGATCCCAAGGGAGCAAGCAGTATTGCCTCAGTCAACGACGCATTGAAGAAACAATATCCCGGTGTGAAAAAGGGCATCATTAACGCCCTGAAAGCTGGAGCAACTGTCAGTGTCGACAGTAACGGGAATCTGGTAATCCGGTGCACAAAGGATGCAGCAAACGGCTATTTCTCCACCTTTACGAATTCGGTACCTGTAGTGAACGGGGGCTTCCAGATTGCGAACTGCGATATTCTGCTGTCTGCGAATCTTCCTGCAGGCGTGGTCAAAGGGGTAAATGATGTCGTTAGTGTCGACAGCTATTTCACAATTCAGGAGGTGAAGTTGCATCCAGAGATTTGGGAATATGTCGATGCGAGCCGCGCAAACGAAGCGGGCGTATTTTCCTTTAATAGCCGCATCAATAGTTATGATAAAAATACTTCATCGCTATATCCCTATAGTTCCACCTATTATGTTAAAAAGGTAGAAGGAAATGAACTGACCGAAGAGGACATCCGCGATGGCGGAACAATGGGGCCAAACAGCACAGGGAACAAGCTGATCAAGATCGTGGTTGATACCCGTACGGGTCCAACGCAGTGGGCCAGCGCCAAGAACATGAGCACCTTCTTTACAAATCTCTTTCGTACAAGCAAGTATGCTACCGGCTACAGCGGCGGAAGCTCTACTACCTATACACCTGCGGATGGTCCGGAATGGTTGAAGGTGGAGAATCAGATCACGGCCGGAGGGCTCGATTCAGCGAATCCCTATAATCTATGCACCAACAAATATGTCATCAACTACAGCGGTGACAACAGAATGGATACTGTTGATCCGGCAGCCATGTGGATCTATTATGAACTGCCCAAGACGCCGGACTTCGATATTTCTTCCAACATGCCTGTTTATGTGAATTTAATTGCCGGGTTGTTTGGCGGTTCCGGACAGTCAACTAACGAAAACGGACAGCCGATATTGGGGATGGATGGGAGATATTCCTTCACCATTCAACAAGCAGGTCTAAGTTCAATAGCGAAAATCACATCGGATAAATATACCGTGAGTACTACAAGTGCGACGAGCGGAACCATAAAAAATGTACCTGTGAACACATCAAAAGAGACCTTCCTTAGTCATCTTGTCAAGGGAGAAAGCCATCAAACCTGGGACACAGGCAATGTGCATAACCCTGTTGCCACAGGGGATACCCTTGTTGTGACTGCCCAGAATCGGAAAACAAAAATGACCTATACGATCACTGTCGGCGCCGATTTGGGGAAGGATGGAATAATTACGGCTGAAGTACAGATTCTGGGTAAAGATTCAGGAATAGCAACTGCAGCAATAGATTTGGAATCAATCACTGCCGGATTCTCAAAGGTTCAGAGCAGCTTAGATGGGTCAAAGACAGTCCTTGTGGTCATTCCAAAGGTAGAAGGGATAAAATCCTATTTGATTACTCTTCCAGCCAGCGTTTTAACACAAAACACTTCTGAAAAGAAGGTAAAACTGAAAACAGAGTTTGCGACAGTCACCTTACCGGGTAACATGCTAGATAAAGCAAAAGGAGCGAATGCAAGGAACGTAACTTTAAGTATTTCCAAAGCAGATGTTTCAACGCTTACTGAAGAAGCCAGAACATACATAGGCGATAAGCCTGTTATTGAATTAGGACTGTCAGTGGATGGAAATTCAACTATCTGGAGCAATAATAACGCACCGGTTACCATTGCAGTGGAGTATACTCCGACTGCACAGGAATTGAATGATCCGGAGCATATTACCGTATTCTACATCGACGGGTCAGGAAGCTTAATCCCTGTACCGAGTGCAAAGTATGATGCAGCAACAGGTATGGTCATATTCAGCACCACCCATTTCAGCAAATATGCAGTTGCATCGGTATATAACACCTTCCGCGATATAGAAGATTATGGATGGGCAAAAAAGCAGATAGAAGTGCTCGCATCAAAAGGCATCATCTCAGGTAAAGGGGCAAAAACCTACTCACCGGCAGCAAACATTACAAGGGCTGACTTTATGATGCTGCTTGTCAAGACACTTGGACTTACAACTGATGTGAACGGCAACTTTGGGGATGTGAAAGAGGGAGATTATTACTATAATGCAGTAGGTATTGCTAAAAAGCTTGGTATAGCTACTGGATCAGGCAATAATTTGTTTAACCCTAAAGCTGCAATATCAAGGCAGGATATGATGGTACTTTCAGAAAAAGCCCTGAGAATGGTAAAGAAAATAAGCGCAACAGGTTCTTCCTCTGATCTGGGCAAATACAGTGATAAATCAGTGATTTCAGGGTATGCAGTAAATAGCATTGCAGCTCTGGTTAAGGAAGGTTTAATTGTTGGATCCAAAAGTAGAATTAATCCTGCAGGAAATACAACAAGAGCTGAAGCTGCAGTGTTTCTTTATAGGATTTATAACAAATAA